The following proteins are encoded in a genomic region of Cellulomonas sp. ES6:
- a CDS encoding MraY family glycosyltransferase, whose product MRAYLLLLLIAAAATYLLTPVARWCALRWGAITAVRTRDVHSIPTPRLGGLAMWAGILVGLAMASRLPFLDAVFENPRPIIGIAAAATIVCALGVADDIWDLDWMTKLVGQVLAAFVMASQGVQLYQLPIDGVVLGSDRIWLGLTVLTVVVAMNAVNFVDGLDGLAAGLIAIGGAGFFVYSYQLTREASPGDYSSLATLIVALLVGACVGFLPHNFHPARIFMGDSGSMLIGLVIAAAGIRVTGQIDPAMTRQSFPAFLPILLPLAVLLLPLLDMGLAVVRRVGTGKSPFHPDRMHLHHRMLAIGHSHRRAVIILYVWTALFTGAAVALVWFSTTAVLVGLAAGVLVALALTLGPLRGRSGPGPAGTAGPSSGPVHPHPGEPGTGPHGGTAPARHAADARRHAWHPAADPGGSPPVALHASLTALTDTDPRTDR is encoded by the coding sequence GTGAGGGCGTACCTCCTGCTCCTGCTCATCGCCGCGGCGGCCACGTACCTGCTGACGCCGGTGGCGCGGTGGTGCGCGCTGCGGTGGGGCGCCATCACGGCGGTGCGGACGCGGGACGTGCACTCCATCCCGACGCCGCGGCTCGGGGGGCTCGCGATGTGGGCGGGCATCCTCGTCGGCCTGGCGATGGCGAGCCGGCTGCCGTTCCTCGACGCCGTGTTCGAGAACCCCCGGCCGATCATCGGCATCGCGGCGGCGGCGACCATCGTGTGCGCGCTCGGCGTCGCGGACGACATCTGGGACCTCGACTGGATGACGAAGCTGGTCGGCCAGGTGCTGGCCGCGTTCGTCATGGCCTCGCAGGGCGTGCAGCTCTACCAGCTGCCGATCGACGGCGTGGTGCTCGGCTCGGACCGGATCTGGCTCGGCCTGACGGTGCTGACGGTCGTCGTCGCGATGAACGCCGTGAACTTCGTCGACGGCCTCGACGGGCTGGCGGCGGGCCTCATCGCGATCGGCGGCGCGGGGTTCTTCGTCTACTCCTACCAGCTCACGCGCGAGGCCAGCCCGGGCGACTACTCGAGCCTCGCGACGCTGATCGTCGCGCTGCTCGTGGGCGCCTGCGTCGGGTTCCTGCCGCACAACTTCCACCCGGCGCGCATCTTCATGGGCGACTCCGGGTCGATGCTCATCGGCCTGGTGATCGCCGCGGCCGGCATCCGGGTCACGGGGCAGATCGACCCGGCGATGACGCGGCAGTCGTTCCCCGCGTTCCTGCCGATCCTGCTGCCGCTGGCCGTCCTGCTGCTGCCGCTGCTCGACATGGGGCTGGCCGTGGTGCGGCGGGTCGGCACCGGCAAGTCGCCGTTCCACCCGGACCGCATGCACCTGCACCACCGGATGCTGGCGATCGGCCACTCGCACCGGCGCGCGGTGATCATCCTCTACGTCTGGACCGCGCTGTTCACGGGTGCCGCGGTCGCGCTGGTGTGGTTCTCGACCACCGCGGTGCTCGTCGGCCTCGCGGCGGGCGTGCTCGTCGCGCTGGCCCTCACGCTCGGACCGCTGCGGGGGCGCAGCGGTCCCGGACCGGCCGGCACCGCGGGGCCGTCCTCCGGGCCCGTGCACCCGCACCCGGGGGAGCCGGGCACGGGACCGCACGGCGGCACCGCGCCCGCGCGCCACGCCGCCGACGCCCGCCGGCACGCCTGGCACCCCGCCGCCGACCCCGGCGGCAGCCCGCCGGTGGCGCTGCACGCCTCCCTGACCGCCCTGACCGACACCGACCCGAGGACGGACCGATGA
- the atpE gene encoding ATP synthase F0 subunit C gives MSLLADPSVILAAENAVSGNIATVGYGLAVLGPGIGLGILIGKTVEGMARQPEVAGQLRTTMFIGIGFVEVLGLLGLITGFLFS, from the coding sequence GTGTCTCTTCTCGCGGACCCCAGCGTCATCCTTGCGGCCGAGAACGCCGTCTCCGGCAACATCGCGACCGTGGGCTACGGCCTCGCGGTCCTCGGCCCGGGCATCGGCCTCGGCATCCTCATCGGCAAGACGGTCGAGGGCATGGCCCGCCAGCCCGAGGTCGCCGGCCAGCTCCGGACCACGATGTTCATCGGCATCGGCTTCGTCGAGGTGCTCGGTCTCCTCGGCCTGATCACCGGCTTCCTCTTCTCGTGA
- a CDS encoding F0F1 ATP synthase subunit B, whose protein sequence is MSTAALTAASVLAAETEEVEGWRLLVPASYDLLWSFVILVVIAVVFYKLVLPKFTAVLDERTEKIEGGLAQAAHAQEEAAAAKAEYEQQLQEARTEAARIREDARAEAGQIVAEARQKATEEQARITETAQRQIEAERQQAAVSLRADVGALATELASKIVGESLADEARRSRVVERFLDELDAQTTATAGKGS, encoded by the coding sequence GTGAGCACCGCCGCGCTCACCGCGGCGAGCGTCCTGGCCGCGGAGACCGAGGAGGTCGAGGGCTGGCGGCTGCTGGTCCCGGCCTCGTACGACCTCCTGTGGTCCTTCGTCATCCTGGTCGTCATCGCGGTCGTCTTCTACAAGCTCGTGCTGCCGAAGTTCACGGCGGTGCTCGACGAGCGCACGGAGAAGATCGAGGGCGGGCTCGCCCAGGCGGCCCACGCCCAGGAGGAGGCTGCCGCGGCGAAGGCCGAGTACGAGCAGCAGCTCCAGGAGGCCCGGACGGAGGCCGCGCGCATCCGCGAGGACGCGCGCGCCGAGGCCGGCCAGATCGTCGCCGAGGCCCGTCAGAAGGCCACGGAGGAGCAGGCCCGCATCACGGAGACGGCCCAGCGCCAGATCGAGGCGGAGCGCCAGCAGGCCGCCGTCTCGCTGCGTGCCGACGTCGGCGCGCTGGCCACCGAGCTCGCGTCGAAGATCGTCGGCGAGTCGCTCGCGGACGAGGCGCGCCGCTCGCGCGTCGTCGAGCGGTTCCTGGACGAGCTGGACGCGCAGACCACGGCCACCGCGGGTAAGGGGAGCTGA
- the atpB gene encoding F0F1 ATP synthase subunit A has translation MGSTAGAFDLQETALSSLATILPLAAEGESGFHKPSIAEFFPPAIWFEGTVFEINRIQLVRFVAVAVLLTLMVIAARRARLVPRRGQNMAEFLLDFVRVNVAEDIIGKEKAGKYVALLTTIFFAIFAFNITGVIPGLNIAGTSLIGLPVMLALWVYVMYLGAGVKAHGVGGFLKNSLFPPGVPPFLYVLLTPVEFLQVFVLRPLTLAIRLMANMVAGHLMLVLCFSATQFLLFEASGGLKPFGALTLAGGFAITLFEVFVAALQAYIFVVLTAVYLSQSVEDEH, from the coding sequence CTGGGATCGACCGCCGGCGCCTTCGACCTACAGGAGACTGCTCTGTCCAGCCTTGCGACGATCCTGCCGCTCGCTGCCGAAGGCGAGTCCGGGTTCCACAAGCCGTCGATCGCCGAGTTCTTCCCGCCGGCCATCTGGTTCGAGGGCACCGTCTTCGAGATCAACCGGATCCAGCTGGTCCGCTTCGTCGCCGTCGCGGTGCTGCTGACCCTCATGGTGATCGCGGCCCGGCGGGCGCGGCTCGTCCCGCGCCGCGGCCAGAACATGGCCGAGTTCCTGCTCGACTTCGTGCGCGTCAACGTCGCCGAGGACATCATCGGCAAGGAGAAGGCCGGCAAGTACGTCGCGCTCCTGACGACGATCTTCTTCGCGATCTTCGCCTTCAACATCACCGGCGTGATCCCCGGGCTGAACATCGCCGGGACGTCCCTCATCGGCCTGCCGGTCATGCTCGCGCTCTGGGTGTACGTCATGTACCTCGGGGCGGGCGTGAAGGCCCACGGCGTCGGCGGGTTCCTCAAGAACAGCCTGTTCCCGCCGGGCGTCCCGCCGTTCCTCTACGTGCTGCTGACGCCCGTGGAGTTCCTGCAGGTGTTCGTCCTGCGGCCCCTCACGCTGGCGATCCGGCTCATGGCCAACATGGTCGCCGGTCACCTGATGCTCGTGCTGTGCTTCTCGGCCACGCAGTTCCTGCTGTTCGAGGCCAGCGGCGGCCTGAAGCCCTTCGGGGCGCTCACCCTGGCCGGCGGCTTCGCGATCACGCTGTTCGAGGTGTTCGTCGCGGCGCTGCAGGCCTACATCTTCGTCGTCCTCACGGCCGTCTACCTCAGCCAGTCGGTCGAGGACGAGCACTGA